The Virgibacillus phasianinus genome includes a window with the following:
- a CDS encoding FIMAH domain-containing protein yields the protein MKALVDRFEAEGEFTNHGAARALKVHLSAVNRFEEQGFAEKVVKHMKGFRLLLNHQKKTDLISLKAYNALKVDADQLIKKWE from the coding sequence ATGAAAGCGCTAGTCGACCGGTTTGAAGCAGAAGGAGAATTTACCAATCATGGTGCTGCTCGTGCCTTAAAGGTTCATCTGTCCGCAGTTAACCGATTCGAAGAACAAGGATTTGCTGAAAAGGTAGTCAAGCACATGAAAGGATTTAGACTTCTGCTTAACCACCAGAAAAAAACGGATTTGATATCCCTGAAGGCTTATAACGCTCTGAAGGTGGATGCTGATCAATTAATAAAGAAATGGGAGTAA
- a CDS encoding FtsX-like permease family protein, with amino-acid sequence MLVKLSISGLKSKLKDYIVLLIGLVMSIAIFYMFQTLALNKAFLEANATTNSIGFIFQTGSVLLAIITFFYMFYANSFLLSLRRKEFGMYMTLGAKKHKVIRLMFLETIIIGATSLLIGILAGTGLAQVIGKLLMKQLDFTAEGYQALYVPSISVTCIFFCLLFILTAMMNSLTLLRTSILDLVHGDTHADSIIIEGKMTGIVALLSLILLGIGYLSMFYFDKLKEAGIVIAMLTTTAGTYLFFEAFFPLFVKRLKANKTRNEKGLNAFTFSQLNFRINSLTKVLATVAMLIALGSGAISGGLAYKNNVMKSTDSFEIYDTTINNPTTEEMEILDGIPFKEKSEYRYKVDDTFVYYVKEDLEKNPPLIHAGNGDKPRRVRGDLPVNAISDYGRQEINQNTKSIPEEWETALINMHSIYLDDLNKPMKIINLKMYHELKGKTGTIFIGKTDDFVAHTTEWKKLDELESEKYKDGKADDILSKYKIYKNFYADASGTVFMGLFLGIAFLAMMASSLMFKILSGATTDINRYEMLRKIGVSRELLTKSIYKELFIVFLAPAIIGMLHVLIGMNMFGYVLIDPYYRIWLPIVIFLFVYTAYYLITVHLYKRIVFPKKV; translated from the coding sequence ATGTTAGTTAAACTTTCCATATCAGGACTAAAAAGTAAGCTAAAAGATTATATTGTTTTACTGATTGGTCTGGTTATGTCTATTGCTATATTTTATATGTTTCAAACATTAGCTTTAAATAAAGCATTTCTTGAAGCAAATGCAACGACTAATTCAATCGGATTCATTTTCCAAACAGGTTCTGTCCTGCTTGCCATTATTACATTCTTCTATATGTTCTATGCGAATTCTTTCTTGCTTTCTCTTAGGCGAAAAGAATTTGGAATGTATATGACGCTCGGAGCAAAGAAACATAAGGTTATACGCCTTATGTTTTTAGAAACAATCATTATCGGAGCAACATCTCTCTTGATTGGGATTTTAGCTGGAACAGGGCTTGCACAAGTAATTGGCAAGTTGCTTATGAAGCAGCTTGATTTTACTGCCGAGGGTTATCAGGCATTGTATGTACCATCGATTTCGGTTACGTGTATTTTCTTCTGTTTGTTATTTATATTGACCGCCATGATGAATAGTCTTACATTATTACGGACTTCCATTCTGGACCTTGTTCATGGGGATACTCACGCTGATTCTATCATTATTGAAGGAAAAATGACTGGTATAGTTGCGCTTCTTTCACTCATATTGTTAGGAATTGGCTATCTATCCATGTTCTATTTTGATAAGTTAAAGGAAGCTGGAATCGTGATAGCCATGCTTACAACAACGGCTGGAACGTATTTGTTCTTTGAGGCATTTTTCCCACTATTTGTTAAAAGGCTAAAAGCGAATAAAACACGCAACGAAAAAGGTCTTAATGCTTTTACATTTTCCCAATTAAATTTCCGAATCAACAGTTTAACAAAAGTATTAGCTACAGTAGCGATGTTAATCGCACTTGGATCAGGAGCTATTTCAGGTGGCTTAGCCTATAAAAATAATGTGATGAAATCCACGGACAGTTTTGAAATATATGATACCACTATAAACAATCCGACCACCGAAGAAATGGAAATCTTGGATGGTATTCCATTTAAAGAGAAAAGCGAATATCGTTATAAGGTTGATGATACATTTGTTTATTATGTCAAGGAAGATTTGGAAAAAAACCCGCCACTAATCCATGCTGGGAATGGTGATAAACCAAGGCGTGTTAGGGGAGATCTTCCGGTAAATGCTATTTCGGATTATGGTCGTCAAGAAATCAATCAAAATACGAAGTCAATCCCAGAAGAATGGGAAACTGCTTTAATAAATATGCACTCTATCTATTTAGATGATCTAAATAAGCCAATGAAAATTATCAATCTAAAAATGTATCATGAGTTAAAGGGGAAAACAGGTACCATATTTATTGGAAAAACAGATGATTTTGTTGCACATACAACAGAATGGAAGAAGCTTGATGAATTGGAGTCAGAGAAATATAAGGATGGTAAAGCTGATGATATTCTAAGTAAGTATAAAATATACAAAAACTTCTATGCTGATGCTAGTGGAACTGTATTTATGGGTTTATTCTTGGGGATTGCTTTCTTGGCAATGATGGCAAGTAGTTTAATGTTTAAAATTCTATCTGGCGCAACAACAGATATTAATCGGTATGAAATGCTTAGAAAAATTGGCGTTAGTCGTGAATTATTAACCAAGTCCATCTATAAAGAGTTGTTCATTGTATTTTTGGCACCAGCTATTATAGGTATGCTGCATGTATTGATTGGAATGAACATGTTTGGATATGTCTTAATCGATCCATATTACCGCATCTGGCTGCCTATTGTTATTTTTCTATTCGTTTATACGGCCTATTATCTTATTACAGTTCATTTATATAAAAGAATTGTTTTTCCGAAAAAAGTATAA
- a CDS encoding ABC transporter ATP-binding protein has product MKKSVVQVENIQKIYGKKGENQSHALKGLSFSIQDGEFVGIMGASGSGKTTLLNVISTLDQPSNGTVEIAGLDITKMRQSELANFRSQKLGFIFQDFNLLENLTIYENIALPLSLQDIPSKKIGPRVEKVADMLGIKAILAKYPSKVSGGQKQRTAAARAIVHEPAVILADEPTGALDSKNATGLLNSMKGLNEEQDVSILMVTHDPISASYCRRILFIRDGEIYREIHRNSTREVFHKEILDVLADLGTETQGGL; this is encoded by the coding sequence ATGAAGAAGTCCGTAGTTCAGGTTGAAAATATACAAAAAATATATGGTAAAAAAGGCGAAAACCAATCACATGCATTAAAAGGATTATCCTTCTCCATTCAAGATGGTGAATTTGTTGGAATTATGGGAGCATCTGGTTCTGGAAAAACAACATTATTAAATGTCATTTCAACACTGGATCAACCGTCAAATGGCACGGTTGAAATTGCTGGCTTAGATATTACGAAAATGAGACAAAGTGAACTAGCTAACTTTCGCTCCCAAAAGTTGGGTTTTATTTTTCAAGACTTTAACTTACTTGAGAATTTAACCATTTACGAAAACATTGCACTGCCACTTTCCCTTCAAGACATCCCTTCTAAAAAGATTGGCCCAAGGGTTGAAAAAGTAGCCGATATGTTAGGTATTAAAGCCATTCTTGCAAAATATCCATCAAAGGTTTCTGGTGGGCAAAAACAACGTACAGCTGCAGCACGCGCTATTGTTCATGAGCCAGCCGTTATTTTAGCGGACGAGCCAACTGGAGCGCTTGATTCAAAAAACGCCACAGGCCTTTTAAATTCCATGAAGGGTTTAAATGAAGAACAAGATGTATCCATTTTAATGGTTACCCATGATCCAATTAGTGCAAGTTATTGCCGACGTATTTTATTTATACGTGACGGAGAAATATACAGGGAAATTCACCGCAACAGTACACGCGAAGTGTTTCATAAAGAAATTCTAGATGTGCTTGCAGACTTAGGTACAGAAACACAGGGAGGTTTATGA
- a CDS encoding YxeA family protein, with translation MKKKLKRILIGILVGLVLVIGALSLIGEDIRDRFNPFIQEKDVYALINKEGETDPDFEHRYMFRLDGVDESGEVEEIKVTASVKDFPENTYLKVHVKGTYVYEYEKVTEENVPEKAIKELKRNK, from the coding sequence ATGAAAAAGAAGCTGAAAAGAATACTGATTGGAATACTTGTAGGGCTTGTTCTTGTTATTGGTGCATTATCCCTGATTGGTGAGGATATCCGGGATAGATTTAATCCGTTTATTCAAGAAAAGGATGTATACGCACTTATAAATAAAGAAGGAGAAACTGATCCCGACTTCGAACACAGATATATGTTTAGGCTAGATGGGGTTGATGAATCGGGGGAGGTAGAGGAAATTAAAGTAACGGCAAGCGTTAAGGATTTTCCCGAAAATACCTACTTGAAGGTACACGTTAAAGGAACTTATGTTTATGAGTATGAGAAAGTAACGGAAGAGAACGTTCCTGAAAAGGCGATAAAAGAGCTAAAGCGTAACAAATAG
- a CDS encoding HAMP domain-containing sensor histidine kinase, translating into MKKKINPMNFIKWFTEKLITSIRRSIRIQLIAAFIVCALLGFFVSRMVVPIFENINKVATIDYSWGMESINWQAQLAAETIEKENTIEAIKKFINEQNAVSGRGLNALKVLVTDKTGKVLYKTEQAQEVQINLHETIGNVMSFAINQPSYTSGEEQLSGTRKEFITFYPLTINSKNLYMFVSGIPEGTVTYQTKEGPFPFFIGIFVFIFSFYYLTKRKMKQIEAMAQGVNEIAKGNLAYRIEQQGQDEIALLTENINYMAEDLMIQMEKERQVERQKNELITNVSHDLRTPLTSILGYLRLLLDGKFENEEQRNEYVKIAFSKSEQLETLIEDLFAYTKLTDGNLILDRQDVCINKFLDQLIDEITPQAEKRGLSIVKRFPDEPLYAFVDSEQTVRLFENLLMNAINYSKDNGDIQVSLRKYQDQLEISIANQSDEFTKEELENLFERFYKKDDSRSKVTGGSGLGLAIAKSIVELHGGGIKAEYSNGVVHFIIVLPMSSEK; encoded by the coding sequence TTGAAAAAGAAAATTAATCCCATGAATTTTATAAAATGGTTTACTGAAAAACTGATAACTAGTATAAGACGAAGTATTCGCATTCAGTTAATTGCTGCATTTATTGTATGCGCGTTATTAGGATTTTTCGTATCGAGAATGGTAGTACCAATTTTTGAAAATATAAATAAGGTGGCTACCATTGATTACAGCTGGGGTATGGAAAGCATTAATTGGCAGGCACAGTTAGCAGCAGAAACAATAGAAAAAGAAAATACAATAGAAGCCATTAAGAAATTTATAAACGAACAAAATGCAGTTTCCGGGCGAGGTCTCAATGCTTTAAAAGTGCTGGTTACGGATAAGACTGGGAAAGTTCTGTACAAAACAGAACAAGCACAGGAAGTTCAAATAAATCTGCATGAGACCATTGGTAATGTGATGTCTTTTGCTATAAACCAACCATCCTATACAAGTGGGGAAGAACAATTAAGTGGTACTCGTAAGGAATTTATTACGTTTTATCCACTCACGATAAATAGCAAGAATTTATATATGTTTGTAAGCGGAATTCCAGAGGGCACTGTAACGTATCAAACGAAAGAAGGTCCGTTTCCATTTTTTATTGGGATTTTTGTTTTTATTTTTTCTTTCTATTATTTAACGAAGCGAAAGATGAAACAGATTGAAGCGATGGCACAAGGTGTAAACGAGATTGCAAAAGGTAATTTAGCTTATCGGATTGAGCAACAGGGGCAGGATGAAATCGCCTTATTAACGGAAAACATCAATTATATGGCAGAAGACCTTATGATTCAAATGGAAAAGGAACGTCAGGTGGAAAGGCAAAAAAATGAATTGATTACCAATGTATCACATGATTTAAGAACGCCATTGACATCCATTTTGGGTTACTTGCGCTTGCTACTCGATGGGAAATTTGAAAATGAAGAACAACGTAATGAATATGTTAAGATTGCTTTTTCAAAATCGGAACAATTGGAAACCTTAATTGAGGATTTGTTTGCATACACAAAGCTAACAGATGGGAATCTCATCCTAGATCGACAGGATGTATGCATAAATAAATTCCTTGACCAACTGATTGACGAAATCACACCACAAGCGGAAAAACGTGGCTTGTCAATTGTGAAAAGGTTTCCTGATGAACCATTATATGCTTTTGTTGATTCAGAACAAACGGTACGACTATTTGAAAATTTACTAATGAATGCTATTAACTACAGCAAAGATAACGGGGATATTCAGGTTTCCCTCAGGAAATATCAAGATCAGCTTGAAATATCCATCGCAAATCAAAGTGACGAATTTACGAAAGAGGAGTTAGAAAACTTATTTGAGCGTTTTTATAAAAAAGATGATTCGAGAAGCAAGGTAACAGGAGGCTCCGGGCTTGGTCTTGCAATCGCAAAGAGCATTGTGGAGCTGCATGGAGGAGGGATTAAAGCAGAATATAGTAATGGAGTTGTTCATTTTATTATAGTATTGCCAATGTCGTCTGAAAAATAA
- a CDS encoding response regulator transcription factor, which produces MSKETILVIDDEKEIRDLISIYLKNEGYNVIEAGNGEEGLDILKDNQVHLIVLDIMMPKINGMDMCIKVREIAEMPIIMLSAKTQDMDKIMGLTTGADDYITKPFNPLELVARIKSQLRRYMRMSSGMVQNESEIEIGGMLINVSTHEVTVEGKEIKLTPREFSILELLSRNRGIVFSAEKIYEKVWKEQSFQSDNTVMVHIRKVREKIEENPRKPMFIKTVWGVGYKIEKEN; this is translated from the coding sequence ATGAGTAAAGAAACAATTCTTGTAATAGATGATGAAAAGGAAATAAGGGATCTCATTTCCATCTATTTAAAGAATGAAGGATATAACGTGATAGAAGCTGGCAATGGTGAAGAAGGTCTAGATATTTTGAAAGATAATCAAGTACATTTAATTGTACTTGATATTATGATGCCTAAAATAAATGGTATGGATATGTGTATTAAAGTAAGAGAAATAGCTGAAATGCCAATAATTATGTTATCCGCAAAGACACAAGATATGGATAAAATAATGGGATTAACAACAGGGGCAGATGACTATATAACGAAACCTTTTAATCCATTGGAACTGGTAGCCAGAATTAAATCACAGCTTCGCAGGTATATGAGAATGAGTAGCGGCATGGTTCAAAATGAAAGTGAAATTGAAATTGGAGGGATGCTAATAAATGTGTCGACACATGAAGTAACAGTAGAAGGTAAAGAAATAAAGTTAACACCACGAGAATTTTCTATTCTGGAACTTCTTTCTCGGAATCGTGGTATTGTATTTAGTGCGGAAAAAATTTACGAAAAGGTTTGGAAAGAACAGTCTTTTCAATCGGATAACACAGTAATGGTGCATATTCGGAAAGTCCGCGAAAAAATAGAAGAAAACCCAAGAAAACCTATGTTTATTAAAACGGTTTGGGGAGTGGGATATAAAATTGAAAAAGAAAATTAA
- a CDS encoding YolD-like family protein gives MSVNDRGTIKWTAMMLPEHINMLNEYWKEEEYKEKPMLDEQQKEEIGMKLQCAIHNNLTVEIKHYSGRDYLTIKGKLMKIDQIKLKLNNEDQTEIKLDNVLDVHID, from the coding sequence ATGAGTGTGAATGACAGAGGTACAATAAAGTGGACTGCAATGATGTTACCAGAGCATATCAACATGTTAAATGAGTACTGGAAAGAGGAAGAATACAAGGAAAAGCCAATGTTAGATGAACAGCAAAAAGAAGAAATCGGCATGAAACTGCAGTGCGCTATTCACAATAATTTAACGGTTGAGATTAAGCATTACAGTGGACGCGACTACCTGACTATCAAAGGAAAGCTGATGAAAATTGATCAGATTAAGTTGAAATTAAATAATGAAGATCAAACGGAAATAAAATTGGATAATGTGCTAGATGTGCACATAGATTAA
- a CDS encoding WYL domain-containing protein, giving the protein MKNMLLRAIQHKEKMELIYLDKNNLASQRVVQVYKINDDKIMAYCYTKRAIRTFKLDNILSVGPVRKRMGA; this is encoded by the coding sequence ATGAAAAATATGCTTTTACGAGCCATTCAGCATAAAGAAAAAATGGAATTGATTTATCTGGACAAAAATAACCTGGCGTCGCAAAGGGTTGTTCAGGTGTACAAAATTAACGATGACAAGATTATGGCTTACTGTTACACGAAAAGGGCTATTCGAACTTTTAAATTGGATAATATTTTATCGGTTGGACCGGTTAGAAAACGAATGGGGGCATAA
- a CDS encoding 5-methyltetrahydropteroyltriglutamate--homocysteine S-methyltransferase — MAITLTKAPFKADQVGSLLRPESIHHARKEFKEGTITAEQLRDTETKEIKRIVDKQIEIGLQAVTDGEFRRRFWHTDFLEHLNGIEGYVPEVGYIFHGNEETEKYNVRNTGKVSFNPDHPFIKDFIEFNAIVDGRAVAKQTIPSPNQLFNVGIIDETIYPDIEEYADDVIQTYRDAIQAFYKAGVRYLQFDDVYIAGLSSPDIPFNEGKYSRQELIDLALRVINGVLDGKPADLVVTTHLCRGNYRSNWAFEGSYDLIAPTLFAEEKVDGFFLEYDDDRSGDFKPLDYIPSDGPQVVLGVITSKSGELEDKESIKRRINKASHYVPLEQLCLSTQCGFSSTHHGNKLTEEDQWNKLKFIVDVSKEIWG, encoded by the coding sequence ATGGCAATCACTTTAACAAAAGCACCATTCAAAGCAGATCAAGTAGGAAGCCTATTGCGACCTGAAAGCATACACCATGCTAGAAAAGAATTTAAAGAAGGAACCATTACTGCTGAACAATTACGTGATACAGAAACGAAGGAAATTAAGCGGATTGTTGATAAACAAATTGAAATTGGCTTGCAAGCAGTAACAGATGGTGAGTTTAGACGGCGATTTTGGCACACAGATTTCTTGGAACATCTGAACGGGATTGAAGGATATGTCCCTGAGGTCGGCTATATTTTCCACGGGAATGAAGAAACAGAAAAATATAATGTTCGCAATACGGGCAAGGTTTCCTTTAATCCTGACCATCCATTTATCAAGGATTTTATTGAATTTAATGCAATTGTTGATGGTCGTGCAGTTGCGAAACAAACAATTCCTAGCCCAAACCAGCTTTTTAATGTGGGGATCATTGACGAGACTATTTATCCCGATATTGAAGAATATGCCGATGATGTTATCCAAACATACCGTGATGCAATCCAAGCTTTTTATAAAGCGGGGGTGCGCTATTTACAATTTGATGATGTTTATATTGCTGGGCTTTCTTCACCAGATATTCCATTTAACGAGGGGAAATATTCAAGGCAAGAACTAATTGATTTGGCACTGCGCGTTATTAATGGTGTATTGGATGGTAAACCAGCGGATTTAGTCGTGACGACACACTTATGCCGTGGAAACTATCGATCCAATTGGGCATTTGAAGGAAGTTATGACTTAATCGCCCCAACATTGTTTGCTGAAGAAAAAGTGGACGGATTCTTCCTGGAATATGATGATGACCGCTCCGGTGATTTCAAACCATTAGACTATATTCCAAGTGACGGCCCACAGGTTGTGCTTGGTGTTATCACATCGAAAAGTGGCGAACTGGAGGACAAAGAATCCATTAAAAGGCGGATTAACAAAGCATCCCACTATGTGCCGCTTGAGCAATTATGCTTAAGCACGCAATGCGGATTCTCATCAACCCACCATGGGAATAAATTAACGGAAGAAGACCAATGGAATAAATTGAAATTTATTGTTGATGTGTCGAAGGAAATTTGGGGATAA